In Campylobacter vulpis, a genomic segment contains:
- the recJ gene encoding single-stranded-DNA-specific exonuclease RecJ, with protein sequence MHTITKKELKQILASRFENDLHKKLCELPLPSCLKDIYKAANRIKEAIERNEKVAIVGDYDVDGIISCVILSEFFDDIGFDYSVKIPNRFKDGYGLNEEIINELENIKVIITVDNGIAALEAAKLCKERGIDLIITDHHTPLQTLPQAYAIINPKQKECNFPNIEICGAQVAWYLIAALKEVCRLKYDMCKFLELLAIAIVADMMELRDLNRACVRRGIECINKSKRAAFRAMKHYYQKDKFAIDNIGFLIAPLINSAGRMDDASVSYKFLHTKDFNKAMDYLEQIISFNESRKDEEKQLFEESLKQIDEKQSCIIVGGEEWHEGVLGIVASRLAKHFKKPSFVFSINANKLKGSARSVGKIDILSLISKANPYLKNYGGHKGAAGLSLELKDYENFKNLIQKESTLINKEEFLDTEETLGVLEPSEIDFEMLEILESFEPFGYKNPRPYFVLKNLKVKNKKLLGKEKKHLKLILVKDNKTIEALFFNFDKEPNLEETIDVVGSISKNEFRGLVTPQFIIQELSLLSS encoded by the coding sequence ATGCACACCATAACTAAAAAAGAACTCAAACAAATTTTAGCTTCACGCTTTGAAAATGATCTACATAAAAAGCTTTGCGAACTACCATTACCTAGCTGCTTAAAAGATATTTATAAAGCGGCAAATCGCATTAAAGAAGCCATTGAAAGAAATGAAAAAGTCGCCATTGTGGGCGATTATGATGTCGATGGAATCATTTCTTGTGTGATTTTAAGCGAATTTTTTGATGATATAGGTTTTGATTATAGTGTGAAAATTCCTAATCGCTTTAAAGACGGATATGGACTTAATGAAGAGATTATCAATGAACTTGAAAATATTAAAGTCATCATCACGGTAGATAATGGCATAGCCGCACTTGAGGCTGCAAAACTTTGCAAAGAAAGGGGCATTGACCTTATCATTACAGACCATCACACACCCTTACAAACCCTGCCGCAAGCTTACGCTATCATCAATCCTAAACAAAAAGAATGTAATTTTCCCAATATCGAAATTTGCGGAGCACAGGTAGCTTGGTACCTAATCGCAGCTTTGAAAGAAGTGTGTAGATTAAAATACGATATGTGTAAGTTTTTAGAGCTTTTAGCCATAGCCATTGTGGCTGATATGATGGAGCTTAGGGACTTAAATAGGGCTTGTGTAAGAAGAGGGATAGAGTGCATTAATAAATCCAAAAGAGCGGCTTTTAGAGCAATGAAGCACTATTATCAAAAAGATAAATTTGCCATTGATAATATAGGCTTTTTAATCGCCCCTTTAATTAATAGTGCAGGGAGAATGGACGATGCGAGCGTTTCTTATAAATTTTTACACACTAAAGATTTTAATAAAGCAATGGATTATTTAGAACAAATCATTAGCTTTAATGAAAGCCGTAAAGATGAGGAAAAACAGCTTTTTGAAGAGAGTTTAAAGCAAATTGATGAAAAGCAATCTTGTATCATTGTGGGAGGAGAAGAGTGGCACGAAGGGGTGCTTGGCATAGTGGCAAGCCGTTTGGCAAAGCATTTTAAAAAACCCTCTTTTGTCTTTTCTATCAATGCCAATAAGCTTAAAGGGAGTGCTAGAAGTGTCGGCAAGATAGATATCTTAAGTCTAATTTCTAAAGCAAATCCCTATCTTAAAAACTACGGCGGTCATAAAGGAGCGGCGGGACTTAGCTTGGAACTTAAAGATTATGAAAATTTTAAAAACCTAATTCAAAAAGAAAGCACTTTAATTAATAAAGAAGAATTTTTAGATACAGAAGAAACTCTAGGAGTGCTAGAGCCTAGTGAGATTGATTTTGAAATGCTTGAAATTTTAGAGAGTTTTGAGCCTTTTGGGTATAAAAATCCTCGTCCTTATTTCGTGCTAAAAAATTTAAAAGTCAAAAATAAAAAATTACTCGGTAAAGAAAAAAAGCATTTAAAACTCATCTTAGTCAAAGATAATAAAACCATAGAAGCACTTTTTTTCAATTTCGACAAAGAGCCAAATTTAGAAGAGACTATTGATGTGGTAGGTAGCATTTCTAAAAATGAATTTAGAGGACTTGTAACGCCTCAATTTATCATTCAAGAACTTTCTTTACTCTCTTCTTAA
- the serS gene encoding serine--tRNA ligase: MLDLKKLQNDFDGVAAKLKNKKLDEALLKDLSEIFTLLKKEKTLLEELQAFQNKFSKELANAENKEELKQKLSENKTKISTQNQKVKELEERLESLAFKIPNIPDDDVVVGEDEDANLELKRVLTPPSFDFEPREHFELGEKLEWLDFVRGVKIAQSRFCVLKEEGALLNRALINYMIDFNRSRGFKLVNVPFLVNENAMFGTGQLPKFKDDMYKIEEEDLYLISTSEIALTNLFNDEILSAENLPLKMTAYSACFRKEAGSAGRDTRGIIRQHQFEKVELVSITSPKQSQSVFNEMCECASDLLSSLGLAHRWVMLCTGDLGFSAAKTIDLEVWLPGQNKYREISSISNCRDFQARRAKIRYKNEQGKNELVHTLNGSSLAVGRTLVAIMENYQDKDGKIAIPDVLRKYF, from the coding sequence ATGCTAGATTTAAAAAAATTACAAAATGACTTTGATGGCGTGGCGGCAAAACTTAAAAATAAAAAGCTTGATGAGGCTTTGCTTAAGGATTTGAGTGAAATATTTACACTTTTAAAAAAAGAAAAAACGCTTTTAGAGGAACTTCAAGCCTTTCAAAATAAATTTAGTAAAGAACTAGCAAATGCCGAAAATAAAGAAGAATTAAAGCAAAAATTAAGTGAAAATAAAACAAAAATCTCCACACAAAATCAAAAGGTCAAAGAGCTTGAAGAAAGGCTTGAAAGCTTAGCCTTTAAGATACCAAATATCCCCGATGATGATGTGGTAGTGGGCGAAGATGAGGACGCAAATTTAGAGCTTAAAAGGGTGCTTACTCCACCTTCATTTGATTTTGAGCCAAGGGAGCATTTTGAGCTTGGTGAGAAGCTTGAGTGGCTTGATTTTGTGCGGGGGGTTAAAATCGCACAAAGTCGTTTTTGTGTGCTTAAAGAGGAAGGAGCTTTACTAAATCGTGCTTTGATAAATTATATGATAGATTTCAACAGATCGCGAGGTTTTAAGCTTGTCAATGTGCCATTTTTGGTAAATGAAAATGCGATGTTTGGCACAGGACAGCTGCCGAAATTTAAGGACGATATGTATAAGATTGAGGAGGAGGATTTATATCTCATCTCAACTTCAGAAATTGCCTTAACAAATCTTTTTAACGATGAAATTTTAAGTGCGGAGAATTTACCACTTAAAATGACGGCTTATAGTGCGTGCTTTAGAAAAGAAGCGGGGAGTGCAGGGCGTGATACAAGAGGCATTATAAGGCAACATCAATTTGAAAAAGTCGAACTTGTCAGCATCACAAGTCCTAAGCAAAGCCAAAGTGTGTTTAATGAAATGTGTGAGTGTGCGAGTGATTTACTTAGCTCACTTGGTTTGGCACATAGGTGGGTGATGCTTTGCACGGGGGATTTGGGTTTTAGTGCGGCTAAAACGATAGATTTAGAAGTATGGTTGCCGGGACAAAACAAATATAGAGAAATTTCTTCCATATCAAATTGTCGTGATTTTCAAGCAAGAAGAGCGAAAATTCGTTATAAAAATGAACAGGGTAAAAATGAGCTTGTCCATACACTTAATGGCTCTTCTTTGGCTGTGGGGAGGACTTTAGTAGCGATTATGGAAAATTATCAAGATAAAGATGGCAAAATAGCTATACCAGATGTGTTAAGAAAATATTTTTGA
- the der gene encoding ribosome biogenesis GTPase Der — MQSIILIGKPNVGKSSLFNRMARQRIAITSEISGTTRDTNKIKVNINGREALLIDSGGLDESNELFKNVKQNSLNAAKNADIILYLVDGKNLPDEEDRKFFYTLKKLQKPMALIINKVDNKKDEERAYEFANFGVKELFNLSVTHNIGLDELYAWLEKFLHTSVLKNDEEEQSLEEFLENYDEEKEIKFKEIDENHIKIGIVGRVNVGKSSLLNALVKEQRSVVSSIAGTTIDPVNESVMYKDKMLEFIDTAGIRKRGKIQGIERFALNRTEKMLQNSQIALLVLDANEGFNELDERIAGLISKHYLGVIIVLNKWDKTNYEFDKVVKELRLDRFKFLAHAPIISVSALSGKRVHIVMDKILEVFANFTQKIPTAKLNDLVNKATKAHPLPHDYGKLVKIYYAVQYDLAPPKIALIMNRPKALHFSYKRYLQNQIRKEFDFEGVPLILASRKKGEKD, encoded by the coding sequence ATGCAAAGTATCATACTTATAGGTAAGCCAAATGTTGGCAAATCAAGCCTTTTTAATCGTATGGCAAGGCAAAGAATTGCCATCACAAGTGAAATTTCAGGCACGACAAGAGATACAAATAAAATAAAAGTTAATATCAATGGTAGGGAAGCCTTATTGATTGATAGTGGCGGACTTGATGAAAGCAATGAGCTATTTAAAAATGTCAAGCAAAATTCCCTCAATGCTGCTAAAAATGCCGATATTATTCTTTATCTAGTCGATGGGAAAAATTTACCTGATGAAGAGGATAGGAAATTTTTTTATACCTTAAAAAAACTTCAAAAGCCTATGGCACTTATTATCAACAAGGTTGATAATAAAAAGGACGAGGAGAGGGCGTATGAGTTTGCAAATTTTGGTGTAAAAGAGCTTTTTAACCTTTCTGTAACGCATAATATAGGGCTTGATGAGCTTTATGCTTGGCTTGAGAAATTCTTACATACGAGCGTTTTAAAAAATGATGAAGAAGAGCAAAGTTTAGAGGAATTTTTAGAGAATTACGACGAAGAGAAGGAAATTAAATTTAAAGAAATTGATGAAAATCACATTAAAATCGGCATAGTTGGGCGTGTAAATGTTGGCAAATCAAGCCTTTTAAATGCCCTTGTGAAAGAGCAACGAAGTGTCGTAAGTAGCATAGCTGGCACGACCATAGACCCTGTAAATGAAAGTGTGATGTATAAGGATAAAATGCTAGAATTTATCGATACAGCAGGCATTAGAAAGAGGGGGAAAATTCAAGGAATTGAAAGATTTGCACTAAATCGCACGGAAAAAATGCTTCAAAACTCGCAAATTGCTCTTTTAGTTTTGGACGCAAATGAGGGCTTTAATGAGCTTGATGAGCGTATTGCAGGACTAATTAGTAAGCATTATTTAGGCGTGATTATCGTGCTAAATAAGTGGGATAAAACAAATTATGAATTTGATAAAGTAGTAAAAGAATTAAGGCTTGATCGCTTTAAATTCCTCGCTCACGCACCTATTATTAGCGTGTCGGCTTTAAGTGGGAAGAGGGTGCATATTGTAATGGATAAAATTTTAGAGGTTTTTGCTAATTTTACGCAAAAAATTCCTACCGCAAAGCTTAATGATTTGGTTAATAAAGCAACTAAAGCTCATCCTCTGCCACACGATTATGGGAAATTAGTCAAAATTTATTATGCTGTGCAATATGACTTAGCACCGCCTAAAATCGCTTTAATTATGAACCGACCTAAGGCTTTACATTTTAGCTATAAACGCTATTTGCAAAATCAAATCAGGAAGGAATTTGATTTTGAAGGAGTGCCGTTAATCCTCGCTTCGCGTAAAAAAGGAGAAAAGGATTGA
- a CDS encoding DMT family transporter, with the protein MLRVIKRNLGVYFMILACLEFALMSACAKILSEELSSIEIMFFRNVIGVIFMLYMLRRLKTHKEGGKLWLLIFRGVVGALSLYLFFYNVSNITLGGAFAFQKTSPIFITLIAFVIFKENIGLKGWFGIFIAFLGVLFIAQPFTHEDLHSGFDLKNSLLGVLSGFLAALALTSVRELRNYYATEQIAFSFIFVGTLMPLISMLVGEFYVNEKLDFIIAPFVMPSFKAWIFILAMGILGTIYQIHITKSYGIAKQAGIVAGVSYLDVVFSIIIGMLLGDALPSAMVFLGIVSIVLGGLILMKNKKK; encoded by the coding sequence ATGCTAAGGGTGATTAAGCGTAATTTAGGCGTTTATTTTATGATTTTAGCTTGTTTGGAGTTTGCTTTGATGAGTGCTTGTGCAAAAATCCTAAGCGAAGAATTAAGCTCCATAGAGATTATGTTTTTTCGTAATGTCATCGGCGTGATTTTTATGCTTTATATGCTGAGAAGATTGAAAACACATAAAGAGGGGGGCAAACTTTGGCTTTTGATTTTTAGAGGAGTTGTTGGCGCACTTTCTTTATATCTTTTTTTCTACAATGTCTCGAATATCACGCTTGGAGGGGCTTTTGCCTTTCAAAAAACCTCTCCCATTTTCATCACTTTAATCGCTTTTGTTATTTTCAAAGAAAATATAGGACTTAAAGGGTGGTTTGGAATTTTCATCGCCTTTTTAGGAGTGCTTTTTATCGCTCAACCTTTCACGCACGAGGATTTACACTCTGGCTTTGATTTAAAAAATTCCTTACTTGGCGTTTTAAGTGGCTTTTTAGCAGCTTTAGCGCTTACAAGCGTGAGAGAATTAAGAAACTACTACGCAACAGAGCAAATCGCTTTTTCTTTTATCTTTGTAGGCACATTAATGCCCTTAATTTCTATGCTTGTGGGCGAATTTTATGTCAATGAAAAGCTTGATTTTATCATCGCTCCTTTTGTGATGCCCTCTTTTAAAGCTTGGATTTTTATTTTAGCTATGGGAATTTTAGGCACAATTTATCAAATACACATTACAAAAAGTTACGGCATAGCAAAGCAAGCGGGAATCGTAGCTGGAGTGAGTTATTTAGATGTCGTTTTTTCCATTATCATCGGTATGCTTTTAGGAGATGCCCTACCTAGTGCTATGGTCTTTTTGGGGATAGTGAGCATTGTTTTAGGTGGGCTTATCTTAATGAAAAATAAAAAGAAATAA
- a CDS encoding shikimate kinase, translating into MEKVDNILFIGFMGCGKSTLARAFARESGRVFMDSDALIEMQFHLSVSEIFAKFGEEFFRKEEQKMADFLTHTKGISLATGGGFVNVKNLNKIGFCVYLRAGFDFLKERLSEKEKAKRPLFLDEEKARRLYHARLALYEEKADLILETENQNLESLIKELKKRIK; encoded by the coding sequence GTGGAAAAAGTAGATAATATTCTTTTCATCGGTTTTATGGGCTGTGGAAAAAGCACTTTAGCTAGGGCTTTTGCAAGAGAAAGTGGGCGTGTGTTTATGGATAGTGATGCCTTGATTGAAATGCAATTTCATTTAAGCGTGAGTGAAATTTTTGCCAAATTTGGCGAGGAGTTTTTTCGTAAAGAGGAGCAAAAAATGGCGGATTTTCTTACCCATACAAAGGGCATTTCTCTAGCCACAGGCGGGGGTTTTGTTAATGTAAAAAATTTAAATAAAATAGGCTTTTGCGTGTATTTAAGAGCGGGTTTTGATTTTTTAAAAGAGCGTTTGAGCGAGAAAGAAAAGGCAAAACGACCGCTTTTTTTGGACGAGGAAAAAGCGAGAAGATTATATCACGCAAGACTTGCTTTGTATGAGGAAAAGGCGGATTTGATTTTGGAGACTGAAAATCAAAATTTAGAAAGCTTGATAAAAGAATTAAAAAAGAGGATAAAATGA
- the pflB gene encoding motility protein PflB: MAEEVILEKPEEKRLDESLDGFRGEEGAAPEGEELAALPEELPSESSTGFSFTREGAKEEESTFFEEVDEQKTQEWYKDKKFMSLVGLSLAIISVLIFTLFYLTFSEGNIKADFFADKEESHPITPLDESYDYSDMAKIDGMIQKANALYLRGEIEQALEVYAQVAVYNEALSNYNLGVSQMNEGDFKTALESFKRAISNGENQSVSAINAAVCALKLNDEEKFRYYISLAEIYLPKEGKSKLYEYYLSLINYYKGYYPEALQMLQKTKIEPYTDTAKYLSAKIYAKMDLDKKAINELTTQGSFESSLSLGLLYARVGEYDRARRALETAMKIERDFNASLATLTLVDLKTGRFQDMLARLDNAYKDEAEKYKILGRYKIKTILSKELFDINLAQENFSKDLLKNSKDQFDLLFYFAPYQVFDSKQAAFYIKKANITGFVDDNFNTGSYLNASRALSSTNVKIASIINHALNQRLRQANAEFKALLDVYPEHSILHYNLALTYAQLQNYELAYKHFASSYHLNPKNYQAGAFAMLSAKLSGVNTNKFYNEILENISVDAEFKATMAKSMLFLANADFISMLPFLDELKQETPLSLIFEAIIAKNNGLNQQVGVKIAKLKTLLPNDIISNILYFNSLNENANIKEYAQNAQIHFKNLGFDYRAVFGGADIAREYYVSLMHIAGILNLERQKFKEYLNTNAGQNEGAIQTLAYLDIFAGQFEEAYALYNVLIDEYGVKDSHTLFLAAVAATGANNPNSAIALLQLAKLNDNGNKESKAALGFLYHEVQNYEPALLQYKTLPNDFKSKFFTFDLRRE; encoded by the coding sequence ATGGCTGAAGAAGTAATCCTTGAAAAACCCGAAGAAAAAAGACTTGATGAAAGCTTAGATGGCTTTAGAGGTGAAGAGGGGGCGGCACCTGAGGGGGAAGAATTAGCCGCTTTACCAGAAGAACTTCCTAGTGAAAGTAGCACAGGCTTTAGTTTTACAAGAGAGGGAGCTAAAGAGGAGGAAAGCACTTTTTTCGAAGAAGTCGATGAGCAAAAAACGCAAGAGTGGTATAAAGATAAGAAATTTATGTCTCTTGTGGGACTTTCTTTGGCTATTATATCTGTTCTTATTTTCACGCTTTTTTATCTCACTTTTAGCGAGGGCAATATTAAAGCAGACTTTTTTGCCGACAAAGAAGAGTCGCACCCTATAACGCCTCTTGATGAGTCTTATGATTATAGCGATATGGCTAAGATTGATGGAATGATACAAAAGGCAAATGCACTTTATCTTAGAGGTGAGATTGAGCAAGCCTTAGAAGTTTATGCGCAAGTGGCTGTTTATAATGAAGCACTTTCTAATTATAATTTGGGCGTTTCGCAGATGAATGAGGGCGATTTTAAAACCGCACTTGAAAGTTTTAAAAGAGCCATTTCTAATGGAGAAAATCAAAGCGTTTCGGCTATTAATGCTGCTGTTTGTGCCTTAAAACTCAATGATGAAGAAAAATTTCGCTACTACATAAGCTTGGCTGAAATTTATTTGCCAAAAGAGGGTAAATCTAAGCTTTATGAATATTATCTTAGCTTGATTAATTATTATAAGGGCTATTATCCAGAAGCTTTGCAAATGCTTCAAAAAACAAAAATAGAACCTTATACTGATACGGCAAAATATCTTTCAGCTAAAATTTATGCCAAAATGGACCTTGATAAAAAGGCAATTAATGAACTTACAACGCAAGGAAGTTTTGAGTCAAGTCTCTCTTTAGGGCTATTGTATGCAAGAGTAGGTGAGTATGATAGGGCTAGAAGAGCTTTAGAAACAGCTATGAAGATAGAAAGAGATTTTAACGCTAGTTTAGCAACTCTTACGCTTGTGGATTTAAAAACAGGTCGTTTTCAAGATATGTTAGCACGGCTCGATAATGCTTATAAAGACGAGGCGGAAAAATACAAAATTTTAGGGCGTTACAAGATTAAAACTATACTTTCAAAAGAGCTTTTTGATATTAATTTGGCACAGGAAAATTTTTCAAAAGATTTACTTAAAAATTCTAAAGATCAGTTTGATTTACTTTTTTATTTTGCACCCTATCAGGTTTTTGACAGCAAACAAGCGGCTTTTTATATTAAAAAAGCAAATATTACAGGCTTTGTCGATGATAATTTTAATACGGGCAGTTATTTGAATGCAAGCCGTGCGCTTTCTTCGACAAATGTTAAAATTGCTAGCATTATTAATCACGCTTTAAATCAACGCTTAAGGCAGGCAAATGCCGAATTTAAAGCCTTGCTTGATGTTTATCCAGAACATAGTATTTTACATTATAATCTAGCACTTACCTACGCTCAATTGCAAAATTATGAACTTGCCTATAAGCATTTTGCAAGCTCTTATCATCTTAATCCTAAGAACTATCAAGCAGGTGCTTTTGCGATGCTAAGTGCAAAGCTTAGTGGAGTGAATACAAACAAATTCTATAATGAAATTCTAGAAAATATAAGTGTAGATGCTGAATTTAAAGCCACTATGGCAAAAAGTATGCTTTTTTTAGCAAATGCAGACTTTATTTCTATGCTACCTTTTTTAGATGAGCTTAAGCAAGAAACGCCCCTTAGTCTCATTTTTGAAGCCATTATCGCTAAAAATAATGGCTTAAATCAGCAAGTAGGCGTTAAAATCGCTAAACTAAAAACTCTTTTACCAAATGATATTATAAGTAATATTTTGTATTTTAATTCTCTTAATGAAAATGCCAATATCAAAGAATACGCTCAAAACGCACAAATTCATTTTAAAAATTTGGGTTTTGATTATAGGGCGGTGTTTGGCGGAGCAGACATTGCTAGGGAGTATTATGTTTCTTTGATGCACATTGCAGGGATTTTAAATTTAGAAAGGCAAAAATTTAAAGAATATCTTAATACAAACGCTGGACAAAATGAAGGAGCGATTCAAACTTTAGCCTATTTGGATATTTTTGCAGGGCAGTTTGAGGAAGCTTATGCACTTTATAATGTTTTGATTGACGAGTATGGAGTTAAAGATTCTCACACGCTTTTTTTAGCCGCTGTTGCTGCCACAGGAGCGAATAATCCAAACTCCGCCATAGCTCTTTTACAACTTGCAAAATTAAATGATAATGGTAATAAAGAAAGTAAAGCTGCTTTAGGCTTTTTATACCACGAAGTGCAAAATTATGAGCCCGCACTTTTGCAGTATAAAACCCTGCCAAATGACTTTAAAAGTAAGTTTTTTACCTTTGATTTAAGAAGAGAGTAA
- the trpS gene encoding tryptophan--tRNA ligase, producing MRVLTGLQPSGDLHIGNFFGAIKPMIEAQETSEMFIFIANYHAMTSSQKGEILKQNALKAAAAFLSLGVKPEKSIFWLQSDVKEVLELYWILSQFCPMGLLERAHSYKDKVAKGLPSSHGLFSYPVLMAADILLFDTQVVPVGKDQIQHVEIARDIALKVNNEWGEIFTLPEARVSENVAVVPGTDGAKMSKSYQNTIDIFAGEKLRKKQISSIVTDSTPLEEPKNWQDCNIFKIAKLFLDEMKQEELKRRYERGGEGYGHFKAYLNELVGAYFKEAQENYENYLKEPKKLEEILEFGASKARKIAQNKMQKIYDKIGL from the coding sequence ATGAGAGTTTTAACAGGACTTCAGCCAAGTGGAGATTTACATATTGGGAATTTTTTTGGTGCGATTAAGCCTATGATAGAGGCACAAGAAACAAGTGAGATGTTTATTTTTATCGCAAATTATCACGCGATGACTTCGAGTCAAAAGGGCGAAATTTTAAAGCAAAATGCTTTAAAAGCAGCGGCAGCCTTTTTAAGCCTTGGCGTTAAACCCGAAAAAAGCATTTTTTGGCTACAAAGTGATGTAAAAGAAGTGCTTGAGCTTTATTGGATCTTATCGCAGTTTTGTCCTATGGGTTTGCTTGAAAGAGCGCATAGCTATAAGGATAAGGTCGCTAAGGGGTTGCCTTCTTCACACGGACTTTTTTCTTATCCTGTCTTAATGGCGGCGGATATTTTACTTTTTGACACGCAAGTCGTGCCTGTGGGAAAGGATCAAATTCAACATGTTGAAATTGCAAGAGACATTGCGTTAAAGGTTAATAATGAGTGGGGAGAAATTTTTACCCTGCCTGAAGCTAGGGTGAGTGAAAATGTTGCCGTGGTGCCCGGCACTGACGGAGCTAAGATGAGTAAATCTTATCAAAATACTATCGATATTTTTGCCGGCGAAAAGCTAAGAAAAAAACAAATTTCTTCTATTGTAACAGATAGCACACCTTTAGAAGAGCCTAAAAACTGGCAAGATTGCAATATTTTTAAAATCGCAAAGCTTTTTTTAGATGAGATGAAACAAGAGGAGTTGAAAAGAAGGTATGAAAGAGGTGGCGAGGGTTATGGACATTTTAAAGCGTATTTAAATGAACTTGTAGGAGCGTATTTTAAAGAAGCACAGGAAAATTATGAAAATTATTTAAAAGAGCCTAAAAAGCTTGAAGAAATTTTAGAATTTGGAGCAAGTAAAGCGAGAAAAATCGCACAAAATAAAATGCAAAAAATTTATGATAAAATAGGCTTATAA